In the Archocentrus centrarchus isolate MPI-CPG fArcCen1 chromosome 19, fArcCen1, whole genome shotgun sequence genome, GGACTCCACTTTGATTTGCAGACTTCTGCAAAGAGAAGGCTCATTGTTGACTTAGTTGCTGTTGGATAGATTGTTGTATTTCCATCCACTCGAACTGAGATGGAATGGAAAATCTCTCGGCTTCATAAAACACACACCCTTTGTTTACAAAGGGGAGGAATAATGGAAATGGCATGTTCTACATGGCTGCTCCTGACACATGTTAATGATGCTGCACGTGGGTTATGCCGAATGTTTCTTTTACTGAAATAGCTAAAGAGATGATCATGACAGTGACAGAGCCTGGAGATTTTCCCTGAACGAGTTACTGACTCAGTGAGAACTCCAAGCTGACttgatttttaaacagaaataaaattacatgaagTTAGATTTAGTTTACGTCAGACCGCTGCTTTTGTGGCTTGGCACAATATATAAAGtgaatttaattcaattaataCAAACATAAGTATTTATAGAAATATAGATTTAATAGTAATGTGAAGAGACTCTAGAGGTTTGTAATGTTTTATAATCAGTCTTTGTGATATGATTGAAAGCATCGATGAATGCCTTTTGTAGATTTAATGCCTGAAACAACCCTGGCCaaatgaattctgttttctggtTGGCCCGACTATTCGCCCTGTTCTCGTGAATTCTCGTGATTTGGGCTGCTGggttgtctgtgtgtctgtgtgtgtgtgtgtgtgtgtgtgtgtgtgtagcattcACATCTTAGAATGTGTAGCTTCTTTGCAGGAACATCCATATTTGATGCTCTGTTTGCTGACATGACCACAGCTTTGTGTTGTACCAGAATCGGCTTTAGTGGCCAAACATCTTTATAAATTCCTTCAGTGTCATCAGTTCATATGTTACAGATATGAACTGATAACTACATAAGCTCTGATTTGACTGGTTGGTGCAAACATACAGTAGTGAGGTGATAGCTCTAGTCTTTCATTACATTTAATTCCTTTTAACATATTAATGTATTCTTTTCCTTCAAACCTCAAAGGACACTGAGGCCATGAAGAGGGCTCTGGGGCTCATCGATTCAAAGATGGCTCAGGCTAAGAACTGGTTGAGGGATCCAAATGCTCAGCCAGGTAATAAACCTTGGTTTCCGCTACATTAAACTCTTAATTCTGCTGCTAATCACATCCTTATGTTTATGACCTAAATGAAATATAACtggtatttccatttatttttgttttgtttgtttttgtctctcctCTCTAGGAGATGCAGGCGAGCAGGCCATCCGACAGATCCTCGACGAGGCTGGAAAAGTTGGTGAACTTTGTGCAGGGAAGGAGCGCAGAGAAATCCTGGGCACATCCAAGACTCTGAGTCAGATGACAGACCAGGTGTCTGAGATGAGAGCCAGGTAAAGTACACACCGTTAACAACAttgctttatatttttgtgttgcttttgtgGCAAAAATCAATTGTCCTCCTATTTTACGCCCCTCTTCAGGTAGTCTTGCTTTCCTCTACTGTACGGTTCATATGTTATTCTTTTACAAGTTAATTGGGTATTTTATCAATATGCTCCATTGATACAGTTGTTTCATTCCAATCCCTAAAGGATAAATTTTGTAATGCCGTAAACATATATCATAGATTATAGTTCATAGGAGTGGAATTGATATCCATCTGAAGAAATCTTATTGTCAGCAGAGACTCTGAGTCACACTAGATTAAAAGCAGCTGTCTGGTATTAATCCGTAATCCACTGTAACCCCTGGTTTTGTTACCCTTATAAAAACTGAGAGACGAGTCTGGAAATTATTAATTAAGTGTGGAAGTACTGTTAAAGTAAGTGAGCCATATGGGTTAAGCTTTGGAGGAAACAGGTAACAGGTAGAACAAAAGAAGTATTCAGGTGCATGTAATTGCATCCGTGTGTTTTCTTTGTCCACCCTAGAGGTCAAGGAGCATCCCCAGTCGCCATGCAGAAGGCACAGCAGGTTTCCCAGGGTCTCGATTTGCTCACGGGCAAGGTGGAAAATGCTGCTCGCAAACTAGAGGCTATGACCAACTCCAAGCAGGCCATCGCCAAAAGGATTGATGCTGCACAGGTGAGTCATTAGCTCTGAGGtgaaaactaaaaagaaaacatggcttcaagcctttttaatgcaagcATTTGATggtttgcatcatttttttgtgtgtgttctgtccATGTGCAGAACTGGCTTGCAGACCCTAATGGTGGCCCAGAGGGAGAGGAGAATGTCAAGGCGTTGCTCACGGAGGCCAGAAAGATTGCTGACATGTCTGAGGACCCCAAGGAAAGAGATGACATCATGCGCTCTGTTGGCGAGATCGCTGCCATGACTGCCAAGCTGTCTGATCTCAGAAGACAGTAAGTTAAAGACTGCCTGAAAAATGGGACAGTTTTATggtggttttgtttttccacagttGAAGCGTGAGATTGATTGCCTTGTGTCTCCCTAATTCAACTGGTATGCTTTCACACTTTGCTGCAGTTGTTCAGATGCTTTTTTTCACCCTTTGAATCACTTACTACTGTCATCGTCAAATCCCCACTGTTTACTTCTGTTGTGAGGAAACAGTATTGCAGTTTCTTTTTATGTATGCAggaaaaaatgagaaataatgCACAGTCATGGTTATCAACTACCAATTTCATActacagtttgacattttggtgCTGTTCATATTCAGCATTGAACACATGGATAATGGGCTGCACCTGGgattgttcaaaaaaaaaaaaaaaagtgctcattTGACCATATTTGTAGGTGAACGTCAGATTTAATAGTCCAACTCCAGATAGTAATGCAGACCTCATTCCAGCCATATCTTTGTGATAAATTGGGTTGATATTTTTAATTCCTTCTAGGGGTAAAGGTGACACGCCTGAAGCCAGGGCTTTGGCTAAACAAATCGCAACGGCTCTGCAGAACCTGCAGTCCAAAACCAACAAGGCTGTGGCCAACAGCAGGCCTGCAAAGGCAGCTGTTCATCTGGAAGGAAAGATCGAGCAGGCACAGCGATGGATTGACAATCCCACCGTGGATGACAGCGGTGTGGGTGAGTCTGGCTTTCATCCTCCCCAACTtccttgtgtgtctgtctttctctcacacacttcGCATTTGCTCTGCTGCTCTTGTGGCTTAATTACAGACTATACAAATTGTAGACATACTGTTTTCTACTGTACTCGACATTCCACTGTTGTCTTATTCCTTGGTTTTGGCCTGTCTCCACTTGAACTTGGACAACTTGCATGATTTAGAACAAAGTTGGAGAGCGCCTGTTCTAGGAATAACTGCAGTAGTTTCCtgagaaaaagcaaacaaatattaCAGAAAGAGACTGATTTCTTTTGCAGCTTGGCTCTTTTGAAGCAAGTTGAATGAGGTGACTGAGTTTAATGTTGACATGAGTATACCTAGTGCTAAAACTGGAAGTGAAATGTTTGGTTTACCATTCTTGTTATTTGtcaagaaaaatgtgaaaagcaCATAAGTTTCGCATCTTATTAAATATGTGACTTGCTTGTTGTCTTTCATTGTAAAATGAATCCTCCAACTCTGTGCCACATGAAACAAGCTACTGGAACATGTTTCCTTGTGAAtcttgataatttttttttcacttttttcaggatatttttgttttaaaaagggaaaaaaaacatacagaatCAACtggttttatgtgtatagccaCAGTTAATTTCCATTTATAGTACACTGGTCACTGCCTTTGCAACTGTCAGTATTATTATCTGTAGATAAACTATTGAAGTGAATTAGAAATTGTAGTCTTGCTAATAACTTAATTGTATCTAAATATGTagttatttgtgtgtattttgtttttaggcCAGGCAGCCATCCGTGGCCTGGTTGCGGAGGGTCACAGGCTGGCCAACGCCCTGCCGGGCCCATACAGGCAGGAGCTGCTGGGCAAGTGTGAGCAGGTGGAGCAGCTCATGGCCCAGCTCGCTGACCTAGCTGCTCGCGGTGAAGGGGACTCCCCTCAGGCACGTGCTGTGGCTCAGCAGCTCCAAGCAGCTCTGAAAGTAAGAAAGCTCACACTCTTCAGTCATTCCCATCTAGATCTGTAGCTTCTGTCAGGAttcacacaggaacacaggcaaacaaccccctctgctggtTTCCAGCAGTGgagaaaatacaaaacccaCACATACAGAGATTCTGAAGTTCTGATAAATGACTTCAAGCAGATTGTTAATAATTAAGATCTGTCACAAGGACAACAtctaagcagaagaagaagcaaatgaaatgaaatgaaagaacCCAGAGGAACCTTAAATCTACAATTTTGGAGTTTTCTGCTTTTGAATGAGTTGAAAGATAACATCATACAgattctagaaaaaaaaaaaaactctgaaaagCGTTTCATATTTCCCTAAAACTTACCTGAACATAAACTCAGAAGAAAAGTTTAATATAGTATTTTCCATAATAGCCACGTGTTGTTGTCCTGATCGTGTTCGATCACGAACACGTGTATTTGTAGTCTCCGTGAGACTCCATGTGACTACTGGCAGGTTGTAATATTTGTTTGACCTCATCTCAGGATCTGAAAGGAAAGATGCAAGAGGCGATGACTCAGGAGGTGTCTGACATCTTCAGTGACACAACTACCCCCATCAAGTTACTGGCAGTGGCTGCTACCGCCCCACTCGATGCCCCCAACAGAGATGAGGTCAGTGGTACAGTCACTCTGTTCCTCACTATGATCTCACTGCACTGCGGCTCTCCTGTAGTGGTATTACATTTATTGGCTGGGTGTTCTGTTGTTTCCAGAAACCATTTTGgataattgtttttatttgatcATGTGTAGGTCTTTGACGAAAGAGCTGCCAACTTTGAGAATCACGCCAATAAGCTTGGCACCACAGCAGAgaaggctgctgctgttggcacCGCTAACAAGAGCACAGTGGAGGGAATCCAGGCTGCTGTCAAGTCGACAAGAGACTTAACACCACAAGTATGTTACGGCTGagcgtttgtgtttgtgtctgcccTCCACTCTGCATCATAAACCATAGAGTTCAAGTGTTTTTCACCCTTGAACTGAGTCTTTAGCAGTTGTCAGTGGACTTAAAATTaatagctttctttttttttttcccaggtggTATCTGCCGCCCGCATTTTGCTGAGAAACCCTGGCAACCAAGCAGCATATGAACATTTTGAAACCATGAAGAACCAGTGGATTGACAATGTAGAAAAAATGACAGGTAAGGTGCCTTAAAGATCCTGATGAACACCATTTCATACCCCTCGTTGTTAAATCCCTGTGGTTCCCTGTGGATGTTTAGGTTTGGTGGACGAGGCCATCGACACCAAATCTCTGCTCGATGCCTCAGAGGACGCCATAAAGAAAGACCTCGATAAGTGCCGTGTGGCTATGGCCAATCACCAGCCTCAGATGCTGGTTGCGGGCGCTACCAGCATTGCCCGCAGAGCCAACCGCATCCTCCTGGTGGCAAAACGAGAGGTGGAAAATTCTGAGGATCCTAAATTCAGGGAGGTGGTGAAGGCTGCATCTGATGAACTGAGCAAGACCATTTCTCCGATGGTAATGGGTGCTAAGGCTGTGGCTGGAAATATCCAGGATCCAAGTAAGTTGATGTTGCTAACAGGTTCTCAGGTTTTGTTTTATGCTCATTTGGAACCTTCCAATGAatggttatgttttttttttttaattaccagGTCTTCAGAAGGGCTTTTTGGACTCAGGTTATAAGATTCTTGGTGCTGTGGCAAAGGTCAGGGAGGCTTTCCAGCCTCAAGAGCCAGACttccctccacctcctcctgaaCTGGATCAGCTTAATGTAAAGTTTCAATATAAGTGCAACTTTAGATctagaaaataaatcaaagctGCTTTGCTTGTGTGTCTGAAATGATGCGTGCTTTTTAACTGCCTAACCATGACTGCTTTACTGTTTCCTTCTAGCTTAACGATGAGGCAGCACCTCCCAAACCTCCTCTCCCAGAGGGTGAGGTTCCTCCCCCAAGGCCTCCTCCCCCAGAGGAGAAAGATGAGGAGTTCCCTGAGCAGAAGGCTGGTGACATGGTTAATGAGCCCATGATGGTGGCTGCAAGGCAGCTTCACGATGAAGCCCGCAAATGGTCCAGCAAAGTAAGTCAACACTGTAAACCCAACAGATATGACAGTACCAGAAATTTGCTCATACCTTTTCCACCAAAATTCTGGATGCCTAATTCAGTAATCCCTGCCCCCAGGAGAATCAAATATATGTATTTCAACATTAACTGTCACACATACGTTAAGTAAACACACACTAAAGGCACTCCCATATTTGATACTTTACATCAGGGTCATTAAGATGCAAACGTCAGTCCAGATTAAGCGTACTTGGGTGCTGTAAAGATAATATCTAATAGCTTCTGTTCAGTTTGCTTTAATTAATTTGCTTAAGGGCCACCTTGAGGTGACCATGGCACTAAAGATCCTTTTTTGAAACACTCTAAGCAGAGTGCCCTGCCAGTTTGACACACCAGTGTATCAATAATTTACCACAGGAGGAAGTGATAAGATATATTGCAGAGATCCTTGGTTTTCACATTGATTATgttcttgttgttcttttttagGGAAATGACATCATTGGCGCTGCCAAACGAATGGCCCTTCTCATGGCCGAGATGTCACGTCTGGTGCGTGGAGGCAGTGGGAACAAACGTGCGCTCATCCAGTGCGCCAAAGACATCGCTAAGGCTTCCGATGAAGTCACACGGCTGGCCAAGGAGGTGGCCAAGCAGTGTACTGACAAACGTATCCGGACCAACCTGCTCCAGGTCAGTTCAGTCATCTTCATTGTGAGGTTGaactttcaccttttttttttttttttcagtttggaaAGATAGTTTGCTGTTTTTCGTAAATAACGTTTCTAACTTCCTTTTAAGGTGTGCGAGCGCATTCCCACCATCAGCACTCAGCTCAAAATCCTTTCAACAGTCAAAGCCACCATGCTGGGTCGTACCAACATCAGCGAAGAGGAGTCAGAGCAGGTG is a window encoding:
- the LOC115798389 gene encoding vinculin, encoding MPVFHTKTIESILEPVAQQISHLVIMHEEGEVDGKGIPDLSAPVAAVQAAVSNLVRVGKETVQTTEDQLMKRDMPPAFIKVENACTKLVQAASMLKADPYSVPARDYLIDGSRGILSGTSDLLLTFDEAEVRKIIRVCRGILEYLTVAEVVESMEDLITYTKNLGPGMTKMAKMIDERQQELTHQEHRVMLVNSMNTVKELLPILISGIKIFVTTKTSGSHGVEEALKNRNFTFEKMSAEINEIIRVLQLTSWDEDAWANKDTEAMKRALGLIDSKMAQAKNWLRDPNAQPGDAGEQAIRQILDEAGKVGELCAGKERREILGTSKTLSQMTDQVSEMRARGQGASPVAMQKAQQVSQGLDLLTGKVENAARKLEAMTNSKQAIAKRIDAAQNWLADPNGGPEGEENVKALLTEARKIADMSEDPKERDDIMRSVGEIAAMTAKLSDLRRQGKGDTPEARALAKQIATALQNLQSKTNKAVANSRPAKAAVHLEGKIEQAQRWIDNPTVDDSGVGQAAIRGLVAEGHRLANALPGPYRQELLGKCEQVEQLMAQLADLAARGEGDSPQARAVAQQLQAALKDLKGKMQEAMTQEVSDIFSDTTTPIKLLAVAATAPLDAPNRDEVFDERAANFENHANKLGTTAEKAAAVGTANKSTVEGIQAAVKSTRDLTPQVVSAARILLRNPGNQAAYEHFETMKNQWIDNVEKMTGLVDEAIDTKSLLDASEDAIKKDLDKCRVAMANHQPQMLVAGATSIARRANRILLVAKREVENSEDPKFREVVKAASDELSKTISPMVMGAKAVAGNIQDPSLQKGFLDSGYKILGAVAKVREAFQPQEPDFPPPPPELDQLNLNDEAAPPKPPLPEGEVPPPRPPPPEEKDEEFPEQKAGDMVNEPMMVAARQLHDEARKWSSKGNDIIGAAKRMALLMAEMSRLVRGGSGNKRALIQCAKDIAKASDEVTRLAKEVAKQCTDKRIRTNLLQVCERIPTISTQLKILSTVKATMLGRTNISEEESEQATEMLVHNAQNLMQSVKETVREAEAASIKIRTDAGFTLHWVRKTPWYQ